The Spirosoma sp. SC4-14 DNA window CTTTTGGCGAGCAACAGAAAAGCGATTATTTGATCGGATACGCGAACCTGAGCCTGCCATACGCGCTAATTCCTCAGAATAAGCTCGATGAGGCTGAAATCTGTTGCCAGCAGGCATTGCAGTGGGTCGAAACAACTGGAATTGAGAAGAGTACATTTCTGCAGGAAATAAATGGGCACCTCAGCCGATTGTGGGAAAAGCGGGGTAACTATCAGAAAGCACTCCACTATTATCGCCTTCAAACGGCAAACCACGATAGTATTATCAATGCCGAACGTAGCCGTCAGGTAGCAGAACTGGAAACCCGCTATCAGACTCGCGAAAAAGAAGCCGAAATTCAGAAACTGGGCGAAGCTAATGCCCAGCAGACACGCCAGATTGGGGCTGCTGTGGCTGGCCTGCTGATTTTGGCTGTTCTGGTGGCTGCCTTATATAATTTGTATGTGCGCGTACGGCATAGCCGTCGGAAAATTCAGCAGCAATCGGACCAGCTAACGCTGATGATGAGAGAAATTCATCATCGGGTAAAAAACAATCTGGCCATTGTGTCGAGCCTGTTGTACCTGCAAACTACCCAGCTCGACGATGATGATGCCATTCAGACCATGCGGGTTGGGCAGCAGCGGGTCGAAGCAATGTCGCTTATTCACCAGCGACTCTATCAGACCGATCAGACTACAACCATTCACGTACGGGATTACCTGACCGAGCTGATCGATAATTTGCTGAAAGCCTATGGCTATCGGCATACTGATTTTGAGCTGCAACTAGCTATCGACGATCTGGAACTGGATGTAGACCTAGCCATGCCACTTGGCTTAATTTTGAACGAGCTGGTTACCAATTCGCTGAAATATGCTTATAACCTGGGCCAGCACCCGTTGTTATATGTAGGCTTAACGGAGTCCTCCGACGAGTTCAGAGCGGATCTTATTCTGGAAATTCGGGACAATGGTCCAGGAGTAGATAGGGACGACTGGAACCGACCAGGACAACGGCATTCGTTTGGCCGACACCTGGTTACGTTGTTGAGTCAGCAACTGGAGGGAACTTTTGAGCTAATTAAACAGAATGGAACATTGTTTCGCTTAACGGTTCCTCGCCGTCGGTTGCGGATGTAACAACGCCCACAGGCAGTGCGTTAGTCGGCAGGAAGCTGAATCGTTACTTCTGTATACTGCCCTTCTTCCGACATGGTTGTCAGCGTTCCGGCATGTCCCTGAGTAATAATATTAAAGCTTTGCGAGAGCCCCAGCCCAGTGCCCTGACCGGTTGGTTTCGTAGTAAAAAAAGGCTGATAAATTTTGCTTAGGATCGACTCCGGAATACCCGTGCCATTGTCGCGAATACGAATGGTCACTAACTGATCGGACTGGCTTACCTGCGTACTGAGTACTATACTGGGCTTGTAGTCAGTTGGTAGCTGTTTCTGTTTTTGCCGAACAGCATAAAAGGCGTTGTTGAATATATTAATCAGCACCCGGCCAATGTCAACAGGAACTACTTTAATGGAGCCAACAAGGGGGGCTAATTCTTCGATCAATTCAGCCGTAAAGGTTTTGTCTTTAGTTTGCATATCCTTATACGCCAGTTTCATGTATTCGGAAGCCAGCTCATTAAGGTTAACCAGTTGTTTTTTGCCCGTACTGGTGCCGCTGTGTGAAAGCTGAAGCATACCTTTTACGATGCTATCGGCACGCTGACCGTGGTTTGAAATCCGTTGCAGATTCTGGATCAGATCGTCGGTAAGTTGCAGGGAGTCGGTTTTGTGATCAGATTCGATTTCTTCTTTAAGCTCGCCGAGCAATTCGAGGCTGACCGACGAAAAGTTATTGACGAAGTTGAGCGGATTCTGAATTTCATGAGCAATTCCCGATGTTAACTCACCGAGCGACGCCATTTTTTCTTTTTGGATGAGCTGGGTCTGGGTTTCTTCGAGTTCGATGAGTGTTTTGGTTAGCGAGTCTCGCTGCACTTCCAGTTCCTGATTTTGCTTCGTTATTTCGGCAGTTCGTTCGGCAATTTGCACTTCCAGTTGTTCGGTATATAGGGTCAGTGTATCGTTTGCTTTTTTCAACGACCTGGTCATTTCGTTGAAATTCTGTGTCAGATCTCCAATTTCGTCGGGCAAACCAACGGGTACTGCCGTACTAAGATTACCGGAGTTGACCTGTTGAACGCCCTCCAGAAGTCGTTGTAAAGGATCGGTAAGCGTAATGCGGAGAATACGCGGCAAAAGCAGAATCAGCCCTGCTGTCGAAAGCGTAATAATGCCAAAGAGCTTCACTAAGCCATCTTGCTGACTGGCTCTTGGGCCATAATCGGTAGGGAACAGGGGGGGATAGAAAACCAGCGTAACAATGAGCAACACCGTTCCTATCATCACAAATGTGAAACCAACGAGTTTAATCTGAAAGCTGGTTGGTATGGCCGCATAGGTTATCGACACAACAATCTGAGCCAGGTTGCCCACCCAGATGAAGATAAAGAAGGTCCAATAGCCAATGGTGCTATAAATGCCGAAAATGACCGCTACGATACAGGGAATTACAAAGCACAAATTGACCAGGGCCAGGTAGCGATTTCCTTTAGCCGCTCGCTCGTAGCCCAGTTTTCTCAGCAACCGTTCTTTTCGCAGGCCAATGTAAATAGCCCATAGATTGGTCAGCAACCCATAGATGAACATCGACGATTGCATTAGCAACAAGTCGCTGTTGTTGTAGAATTCATTCCAGCTATTAAACCCAATCAGACCCAGAACAGCACAGATCATCAGATACAGCAAAACCTTCTGCTCACGCGGAAAGGCTGGCTGAACAAAACGATAGAGAAACTGAATGTAGGCAATTTCGACAAGCCCCAGCGCAGGAACAAACATGAGGATAATCTGGAGCTGGTAAGGCAGTGTTCCAACATAAACCGGGTGAACACTATACCGAATCATATCGCCAAACTGCCAGAAAATCTGACTCAGGTAGAAGATTATAAACCACTTTTTGCCCGGAGCATCTATCTTTAGCCTGATTAGATAAATGTACATACTGCCCGATACAAGAACAAGTATGTAAGCCATTACGGAGTGGGTATGTAGCAGAACCAGATTCATTAGGTAGAAAGAGGACGGATTATGAGCCCAAGTTAAGGCTGATAATCAATTTGGGCACAAGTCGTTGACTAAATGGTAGTTGTAAAGTTGCTCTAATTTGTGACGTGCAGGAGAATTAACTAGCCAGAGGTAACCTGATGGTCAGAACAGTATATTCACCTTCTTTTGTATCGATGCTGATATGACCTTTGTGCGTTTTTACAATATTCTGACTGATGAACAAACCAAGCCCGGTGCCCTTAGAGGTTGGTTTTGTTGTTGAAAATGGCGAGAAAAGATGTCGAACATTCATATTTCCGCCCAAAATAAGCAACGGATCCCGTTAATAAACGTTGATTTACTTTGCTGGTAGTTACGTGAACTGTTCCTGTATGGCTATGCGGTACAACTCCTTTTGAGATCGCATCCTGATAATAGGAAGCGCCTATCCGTAAACCATCAATGGGTTTGATGTGTATGGCTGCCGTGAGTGATTTATATTGATCGTTATCTTCCAGATCGCCAGCCCAATTCCATTGCCCAGCATTAAATCATATCCAAACCGGATAGTTCCCAGGTTTTGACCCTGTAAACTTATACTCGTTGTATGGAGCGGAATAATATTTTCGCTGAAGACCAGCGGGCGGTCTATGGTTGGAAAAAAAACGCGTCCGTGATGGTAAGTGTCATTCCAGTAATTTATGGGAGTATGGTGTTTTCCAGGGAGAATAGTATGGTTTCCTGCGTAATTATATTTCAGAATTACCCGTTCGGCGCTAACGTTAAAGAAAGTAGGTGAGTCGGGCAAATAGTTAAAAACGCTTTCGCCTAAAAAAGACAATCGATCATTTAATTCAGACGCGATAAAAAGATCCTGCTCGCCAAAACTAAAATTTAATTTGTTATTCTGGTATGACGAATCCAGATCGATAAAACCTCTGATTTGGGTTCGTTGCGCTGCAGAATAATGAGCATAAAGAACTAAACAGCATATACTCCATGCTATCAGCAATAACCCTCCCTTTCTTTTCATATCAGGTTGATAGTAAAGACTAATTCATCACGATTTCGCTTTTTATTTTTTAGTCTAATTCAGGTACGGTCACCGGTTGTTGTATTGAATATTGCCGGTTTCTTTCGGAGGGCAATCGACCGGTAAATAAAGAGCCACAAGATCAATTCTACAGCAATCTGGCTCTTCTACAGGCAACCCGCAGCCATATGAAGTATGCATACTGTTATATGGCTGAAATGCAGCGCGGGTTTTACCTGTAAAAAAGAGACTCTAGGGTTGGGATTTGGATAGAAACGGAAACGTCACATTAGTCGTAGAATACTATATCAAAGCTATCAACTTCGTGTTAGGGGGCGAAAAAATTGCCGTGAACGACAGAATAAGTGGAACAAACGACGAGCTTTTGGTCGTGAGTTAGCGAAGCGCACAAGACCGAAAGAAACTGGTTGCGTTTGAAAAGTAACGGCAGCAGGCACTACGTTCGGGCGTAGACCAGTCGACAGGCGGTATAAAGCAATCCCAGAGACCTAAGTCCCGCTTTCCTGAATAAACTAAAAATGCCCTCCAATTGCTATCGAACAAACGGAGGGCACAGTAGCGTATTTTAAATGAGTTCGTTACCCTTTCATGAAGCGCACCAGGCCTACTTCTATCAGAAGAAAGGCCAATGCGGCTAAAAGAAAGTACTTCCACAAACTATGGCCCAGATTCTCCTGTTCCAGCACTTTTACAAAATCGTTGTCCTGAATACTGTCGAAGATTTCGATGTTTGGCTGACTGGCAAAAGTCCGGCGTAGTTCTTCGGGCGAATAAAAATCCATCATCGATTCTTTATTGCCATGGTTAAAAGCCAGCAGCCGCTCCGTTTTTCCGTCGAGTTGAAGTTCGTAATAACCTGCTTCAACTTCCTGGCCAGTAGCCAGTTCGTTACTTTTTGGCATTTCGAGCAGTAACTGATTGCCAACAATGCGCTGCACAGGAATAATCTCCAGTTTGTCGTGTTTGAGTTTATAAACCGATCGTTCCGAAGGGCTACTGACAGGTATTGTTATGAGGGCATCATCGAACGAATATGCAGTCCGTTGTCCCCGAACACTTAGCGCTGCCATTTTATACATAACAGGAACAAACAGGGCATGTTCGGCCATATTTCCATAGGTGCTATTGAGCGGGTTTGCCAGCATATAAACCGTTCCCTGCCCTATTTTGGATTGAGTCAGGAATGGACTTCCATCGCGAAGACTCAGCAGGCGATTGCCAGCATTCCACCGCCAAACAGGAGCCGCACTGGGCATGTTGAGTGGCTCTGACTGATAGCTTTCCTGAAAAACGTCTCTAAAAAATGGATTTCGCCGGTCGGGGTCGGCAACTGGAAGCAGGTTGCCTTGATCTATACGTTGGGTACCCCCAACCCCTAACGCATTCAGAAACGGTCCATATGTGGCCATATCGGGGTTAGTAGGCGGAATTATGGTTAAACTGCCTCCCTGTCGAACAAACCGCTCCAACTCGCTGCGCAATGCACCGTTTACCTGCGACACGCCTTCCAGCACTACCAGATTGGTTTCTTTGAGTTGACCAACATCGAAATTTTGTGCGTTAAAGCTTTTCCGCACAAATAAACTATCATTCCCGTAAACAGCGTCGATGTAGTTGGATGGCGGGTTAGGAGCACCAGATGTTTGCTCAAACAAGTGCAGTACCCGAACGGCAGGCGAAGCCTCCAATACAAAGAAATACTGGTTGTCGAACGTAATGGGGAAATCTTCAAACACAATTCGACCCCGATGATAGCCTTTTTTGGTGACGTTGAAATTCAGCGATATGGTTGCTGAGCCTCCGGGTGCAATGGTGGCCGAAGCTGTGGAGGTTTGGGTGTCGTCGAGATAGAGCCGGATCGGTAGGTTTTTTACGTTTTCACGCCCACCGTTACTCAGTTTAACATTAACACTGTTGTTCTGTAATTCGCGAATGAACGGCGTACTGAGCCAGACCGAATCAACATATACGTTTTTGGTTGGCTGGGCATCGAGCGGTACAATAAATAACTGATCGGTGGTGTCAACGTTGAGACGCGACAAGTCACCGGCTGTGCTTTTCTGAAAATCGGAAAACCAGAATAGTTGGTTGCGGCCACCTGGATTCAGACTTGCGAGCAGATTTCGCTGCCGTTTATAGACTGCTTCGAGCGTTCGGGGCGTATGAGCAAATCGAATTGATGTTACGCGATCGCGAACCGCTTCGGCCGATCCTGCCTGTTGTTCGGCGGCCGAAAAATCGTTGGTAAGTAATTGAAGCGAAGATGCGTTCCGAAACAGTGTTAATAACTCGTCGAGTTTGCCGGTTGCTATGTCGAGATAGCGCTTTGCATTCCGCTCATTCTGCATACTGTATGAGTTGTCGAGATAGAGACTCGTCACGCCCTGTCGAGTAATGCCCAGTTTATTTTTATTCGGAATAAACGGTTGTGCAAAGGCCAGTACCAGACAAATCAGGAAGAGGCATCGGGCCGCCAGAATAAGCCAATGCTTCAACCGCCGAAACGATTTGGTTTCGGTCTGAACCGTTCGCAACAGCGCTACATTGGTGAAAAACACCCGGCGTGTCCGACGAAAGTTGAAAAGGTGAATGGCAATCGGAACCGATATGGTTAGTAAGCCGAATAGGAAAGAGGGATATAGGAAATTCATTCAGGTTGTGTTCGTCGAAAAAGATTCTGCAAACGAAGGTCTACTGCTATTAACGACCCAACTCGTTACTTTGGTTTCTGCTAGCCCAAGTTAATCAGGGATTTCGACTTCATAAAATGCTGTTCTGGTTTGTAGTATATCTGTATACGTGATTGAGCTTCTGGTATTACCAATAGTCAGGAATTGATCGGTGGGTGTATGGCCTACAATCTGATGAAAATTAGTCAGGTAATCGACTCTGGTTTCTGATCGATCGGCCCAGACTGGTCCGCCAAATGAGTCTGAACCACCTCGCTTTGGGCTAACCTCGAACAAGATGCTTTGTAAAGGCTGTTGATGAATGCTATTAATCAATCCGGCCAGGTCGTATGTAGGCGTTATCGTTTCCATCGTATGATTTGTTTTCGCCAATAGTCGTGCCAACCATTGATTGGTTATGCCTGCGTGTGTGAATAAATAGGCATTATGCTGGTGGGCAATCTGAAACAGATCCTGATTTTGGGCAAATAGTGCCGTTAATTCGGCCTGCGCCCAGGTCCGAAACCCTGAGCATCGGTAATTAGGATAGTGAATATACTGCGCATCATGATTACCGATCAGGAGGATAACTTTGTCGGAGTATAGACGCTTCAAGCCAATGATGTCGCTCAGATTAGTATAAATCGTATCGTCGTCGACAACATAACTGTCGGTATAGTCACCCAGAAAAATAACCTGATCATAGTCGTTGACATTGAGATCTTTCCACATGGTACGGCCATGCAGATCGCTGATTGTAACAAGTTTCATAATAAGCCAAGATACTATGCAGACCCATCAAAACGAATTATGGATGATGAGGTATTAAAAAAAAACCCAACTGGAAACCAGTTGGGTTTTTTAGCACAGTATTATGTCAGACTACAAAGTCCGTTTCACTTCTTTAATTTCGAATCCTTCGATCGTATCGCCGACTTCGATGTCGTTGAAGTTTTTAACACTCAACCCACATTCGTAGCCCGAACGAACTTCATTGACGTCATCTTTAAACCGTTTCAGCGCACTGATTTCGCCAGTATGGATCACGATAAAGTCGCGAATGACACGGATTTTATGACTCCGCTTAATAAGACCATCGGTTACGTAGCAACCAGCCACGGTGCCAACTTTGCTGATCTTAAAGACTTCGCGGACTTCAATATTACCCGTTATCACCTCTTCAGTAGTTGGGGCTAACAGGCCTTCCATCGCATCTTTTACTTCGTTGATGGCATCGTAGATAATTGAGTACAGGCGAATCTCAATCTGCTCCTGCTCAGCTAACCGCCGGGCGTTGGATGAAGGACGAACCTGGAAACCTACAATAACCGCATCCGAAGCGGAAGCCAGCAGAACATCCGATTCCGAAATCTGTCCAACAGCCTTATGAATGATATTCACCTGAACTTCTTCGGTCGAAAGTTGCAGCAATGAATCTGACAGCGCTTCTACCGAACCATCCACATCACCTTTAACAATCACATTAAGCTCTTTGAAACTACCAATTGCCTTCCGACGACCAATTTCTTCGAGTGTAATGTGCTTGCGGGTACGAAGCGTTTGTTCGCGCAGGAGTTGTTCACGTTTGTTGGCTATTTCGCGCGCTTCGCGCTCAGTTTCCATCACGTTGAACTTATCGCCCGCTTGCGGAGCACCTGGCAGACCCAGAATCTGAACAGGGGTTGCTGGCCCTGCTTCTTTAATCCGATCACCACGATCGTTGGTCATGGCCCGAATCCGTCCGTAGTGAGCACCCACGAGCATAATGTCGCCCTGACGAAGGGTTCCGTTCTCTACCAGTACGGTAGAAACATATCCCCGACCTTTATCGAGCGAGGCTTCGATAACGGTACCGAGCGCACGACGATGCGGGTTTGCTTTCAATTCGAGCAGTTCGGCTTCGAGTAGTACTTTTTCGAGCAACTCATCGACGCCCATTCCCGATTTCGACGAAATTTCCTGAGCCTGATATTTACCACCCCATTCTTCAACGAGCAGGTTCATAGCAGCCAGTTCGGTCCGAATTTTTTCCGCATCAGCACCGGGCTTATCTACTTTCGAGAAGGCAAACACAATCGGTACACCTGCAACTTGCGCATGGTTGATAGCCTCGCGGGTTTGCGGCATCACACTATCGTCGGCTGCAATCACAATAATAACAACGTCCGTTACCTTCGCACCCCGTGCCCGCATAGCCGTGAAGGCTTCGTGACCTGGTGTATCGAGGAAAGTAATCATCCGGTCGTCGGATGTTTTTACGCTATAGGCGCCAATGTGCTGGGTAATTCCACCGGCCTCACCAGCAGCTACTTTGGCACGACGGATATAGTCGAGCAGCGAGGTTTTACCGTGATCGACGTGCCCCATAATCGTTACGATTGGTGCACGAGGCTGTAGGTCTTCGGGCTCATCGGCAGCAACATCGATACCAGCTTCGGTTTCATCTTCGGCCGAAACAAACTGTACGTCGTAGCCAAATTCATCGGCAATAACCGTAATAGCTTCCGCATCCAGTCGTTGGTTAATCGAAACGAACATACCCAGATTCAAACAAACGGAGATAACTTCGTTGATCGAAACGTTCATGAGTGATGCCAGGTCGTTGGCCGATACGAACTCGGTAACTTTCAGGATTTTTGCTTCCAGTTCCTCCTGCTCGCTGGCAATCCGATCCCGTTCGGCCCGGTCGGCCCGGCGATCGCGACGACGGTCGGCTCCACGGTTAGGCGTATTACCCTGCATGCGGGCATTTGTCTGCTGAATCGATTTCCGAACATCGGCCTGGCTTGGTGCTTCGCGCCGATTGCGGTCTTTTCCACCCCGATCTTTATCGCGGTCTCGCCCATTGCGATTGTTAGAACCACCGCTATTAGTACGATTATTCGTATTCGTATTGGTGTTGGCATTGTTCTGCCCGCCACCACTATTGGTACGGTTATTCGTATTCGCATTGGTGTTGGCATTGTTCTGCCCGCCACCTGCCTGGTTTGGATTGGCTGTCCGGTTCGAATCGCGTTGAGGATTAGTATGGTTCCGATCATTACGGTCGTTCCGCTCACCCTGCTGACGATTTGCCGGACCCCGGTCATTGCGGTCATTACGAGGAGTGTTTCCTGCCTGACCTTGTGGCTGGTTATTGCCTCCCTGATGCCCGCTTCCGCCTACGGCGTTTTCGCGACCACCCCGGATACGCTTCCGCTTTTTCTTATCAGCATTGTTGCCACTACCGCCCTGACGTGGATTGTTGACGGGCAACTCAATCTTACCCAGAATTTTAAGGCCGCCCAACTGATGACTACCGGCGGCCCGGATGGTTTCTGTCGGAGCACTTTCCTGATCGCTATCAGTGGGTGCTACTGGCGGTGCCGGAGCTTTAGGTTGTTGCTGGATAGCTTTGGGCTTATCTTCCTGCCGAGGTTCGCTCGGCTTGGTAGGTACTGTTGGAGCCGCCACTACAGGACGTGGATTTTCAGGTTTTACAACTTCGGCACGAGCCTGCGGAGCGGGAGCCTGCTCAGGTTTTGCCTGAACGGGTTCTGCTTTGGGCTGCTCAGCTACAGGTTTGGGTACTTCAACTTTCGGCTGTTCGGCAGGAGCTGATACCGTCGGTTGTGGAACAACAGGTTTTACCTCCGCAGGCTGAGCCGGTTTAGGGGCTTCTACGGGCGGTTTAATGTCCGTTGGCTGCACTGTAGCGGGTTTCTGAGGTTCAACCCGAGGTGGTACAACTGACGTAGTTTCTACCGGTTTTGTTTCCTGCGGAGCAGGAGCTTTCGCAGCCGGAGTTGGTTTTGCGTTGAGATCAATTTTGCCGATTACTTTCAGTCCTGGCAAACCGGTCGATACGGTTTGAGGGGAAGGCTTTTGCTCGGTAGGGCCTGGTTTAGGCGCTTCTGCCCGAGGGGTGTCCGTTTTCGGAACATCCGCCTTTGCGTCCACAATAGGACGGCCTGCGTCATCACGACGGTACAAAATGACATCATCCTCCCGACGACGTGGTGGCTCAGCGACCGCAACCGACGGTTCGGACCGGCGAGCTCCATTCAGGAGTTCCGTTGATTTATACTCCTTCGCCAATACCTCCAGCAGTTCAGTGCCGATTTTGGTATTGGGATTACTATCAACCTTAAACCCTTTGGCAGACAGACGATTCACAACAGAGGAAGTTCCAGTGTTGAGAATTTTTGCCACTTGGCTTAGGCGCATTGACTTATCTTCTGCCATACGTTCGGTCTATATTCGGCAAATTTAATGGTTGTTGATATGGTATGAACAACAGTTACAGCAATAAAAATCCCTTATTTTAAGAATGTAAAGCGAAAAGTAAAGATTGAAGAATAAATGTTTAATAAATTTCTACATTCTTAACTTTTCATTCTTCACTTGGTTTTACTCAAATTCCTGTTTGAGGATATTTACTATTTCCTCTACAGTACCTTCTTCCAGATCGGTCCGACGGACAAGCTCTTCTTTGCTCAGTGCCAGAACGCTCTTAGCCGTATCGAGACCAACTTTCCGAAGTTCGTCAATCATCCATTCATCAATTTCGTCCGAGAACTCCATCAGGTCAACGTCTTCGTCGTCTTCCTGGCCTTCGTTATCACGGAATACATCAATTTCCATATCGACAAGCCGACCGGCCAGTTTGATGTTCTGCCCACCCTTGCCAATAGCCAGCGAAACCTGA harbors:
- a CDS encoding histidine kinase dimerization/phosphoacceptor domain -containing protein produces the protein MSKYYLLSIFLFCIVRNVLLAQSNLLPDSLNKAPDSLKMWALRHVGDSLAYAGQYISSREAFQQALDMALASGDRKAISLGYRGLGFWNEQTGDYGQAIKWYLKALGLFKELGDKRQYARTLLFISSSYDRLQDYKRALNYINQCLAIARQEQYTDLLIESYEGLAIYESKASRYQKALELRKKVLAYYRAAKDSISYYQALYNIGLLYKNMGQYTRSERAFKEVRTFGEQQKSDYLIGYANLSLPYALIPQNKLDEAEICCQQALQWVETTGIEKSTFLQEINGHLSRLWEKRGNYQKALHYYRLQTANHDSIINAERSRQVAELETRYQTREKEAEIQKLGEANAQQTRQIGAAVAGLLILAVLVAALYNLYVRVRHSRRKIQQQSDQLTLMMREIHHRVKNNLAIVSSLLYLQTTQLDDDDAIQTMRVGQQRVEAMSLIHQRLYQTDQTTTIHVRDYLTELIDNLLKAYGYRHTDFELQLAIDDLELDVDLAMPLGLILNELVTNSLKYAYNLGQHPLLYVGLTESSDEFRADLILEIRDNGPGVDRDDWNRPGQRHSFGRHLVTLLSQQLEGTFELIKQNGTLFRLTVPRRRLRM
- a CDS encoding ATP-binding protein — encoded protein: MAYILVLVSGSMYIYLIRLKIDAPGKKWFIIFYLSQIFWQFGDMIRYSVHPVYVGTLPYQLQIILMFVPALGLVEIAYIQFLYRFVQPAFPREQKVLLYLMICAVLGLIGFNSWNEFYNNSDLLLMQSSMFIYGLLTNLWAIYIGLRKERLLRKLGYERAAKGNRYLALVNLCFVIPCIVAVIFGIYSTIGYWTFFIFIWVGNLAQIVVSITYAAIPTSFQIKLVGFTFVMIGTVLLIVTLVFYPPLFPTDYGPRASQQDGLVKLFGIITLSTAGLILLLPRILRITLTDPLQRLLEGVQQVNSGNLSTAVPVGLPDEIGDLTQNFNEMTRSLKKANDTLTLYTEQLEVQIAERTAEITKQNQELEVQRDSLTKTLIELEETQTQLIQKEKMASLGELTSGIAHEIQNPLNFVNNFSSVSLELLGELKEEIESDHKTDSLQLTDDLIQNLQRISNHGQRADSIVKGMLQLSHSGTSTGKKQLVNLNELASEYMKLAYKDMQTKDKTFTAELIEELAPLVGSIKVVPVDIGRVLINIFNNAFYAVRQKQKQLPTDYKPSIVLSTQVSQSDQLVTIRIRDNGTGIPESILSKIYQPFFTTKPTGQGTGLGLSQSFNIITQGHAGTLTTMSEEGQYTEVTIQLPAD
- a CDS encoding BatA domain-containing protein — its product is MNFLYPSFLFGLLTISVPIAIHLFNFRRTRRVFFTNVALLRTVQTETKSFRRLKHWLILAARCLFLICLVLAFAQPFIPNKNKLGITRQGVTSLYLDNSYSMQNERNAKRYLDIATGKLDELLTLFRNASSLQLLTNDFSAAEQQAGSAEAVRDRVTSIRFAHTPRTLEAVYKRQRNLLASLNPGGRNQLFWFSDFQKSTAGDLSRLNVDTTDQLFIVPLDAQPTKNVYVDSVWLSTPFIRELQNNSVNVKLSNGGRENVKNLPIRLYLDDTQTSTASATIAPGGSATISLNFNVTKKGYHRGRIVFEDFPITFDNQYFFVLEASPAVRVLHLFEQTSGAPNPPSNYIDAVYGNDSLFVRKSFNAQNFDVGQLKETNLVVLEGVSQVNGALRSELERFVRQGGSLTIIPPTNPDMATYGPFLNALGVGGTQRIDQGNLLPVADPDRRNPFFRDVFQESYQSEPLNMPSAAPVWRWNAGNRLLSLRDGSPFLTQSKIGQGTVYMLANPLNSTYGNMAEHALFVPVMYKMAALSVRGQRTAYSFDDALITIPVSSPSERSVYKLKHDKLEIIPVQRIVGNQLLLEMPKSNELATGQEVEAGYYELQLDGKTERLLAFNHGNKESMMDFYSPEELRRTFASQPNIEIFDSIQDNDFVKVLEQENLGHSLWKYFLLAALAFLLIEVGLVRFMKG
- a CDS encoding metallophosphoesterase, which translates into the protein MKLVTISDLHGRTMWKDLNVNDYDQVIFLGDYTDSYVVDDDTIYTNLSDIIGLKRLYSDKVILLIGNHDAQYIHYPNYRCSGFRTWAQAELTALFAQNQDLFQIAHQHNAYLFTHAGITNQWLARLLAKTNHTMETITPTYDLAGLINSIHQQPLQSILFEVSPKRGGSDSFGGPVWADRSETRVDYLTNFHQIVGHTPTDQFLTIGNTRSSITYTDILQTRTAFYEVEIPD
- the infB gene encoding translation initiation factor IF-2, which codes for MAEDKSMRLSQVAKILNTGTSSVVNRLSAKGFKVDSNPNTKIGTELLEVLAKEYKSTELLNGARRSEPSVAVAEPPRRREDDVILYRRDDAGRPIVDAKADVPKTDTPRAEAPKPGPTEQKPSPQTVSTGLPGLKVIGKIDLNAKPTPAAKAPAPQETKPVETTSVVPPRVEPQKPATVQPTDIKPPVEAPKPAQPAEVKPVVPQPTVSAPAEQPKVEVPKPVAEQPKAEPVQAKPEQAPAPQARAEVVKPENPRPVVAAPTVPTKPSEPRQEDKPKAIQQQPKAPAPPVAPTDSDQESAPTETIRAAGSHQLGGLKILGKIELPVNNPRQGGSGNNADKKKRKRIRGGRENAVGGSGHQGGNNQPQGQAGNTPRNDRNDRGPANRQQGERNDRNDRNHTNPQRDSNRTANPNQAGGGQNNANTNANTNNRTNSGGGQNNANTNTNTNNRTNSGGSNNRNGRDRDKDRGGKDRNRREAPSQADVRKSIQQTNARMQGNTPNRGADRRRDRRADRAERDRIASEQEELEAKILKVTEFVSANDLASLMNVSINEVISVCLNLGMFVSINQRLDAEAITVIADEFGYDVQFVSAEDETEAGIDVAADEPEDLQPRAPIVTIMGHVDHGKTSLLDYIRRAKVAAGEAGGITQHIGAYSVKTSDDRMITFLDTPGHEAFTAMRARGAKVTDVVIIVIAADDSVMPQTREAINHAQVAGVPIVFAFSKVDKPGADAEKIRTELAAMNLLVEEWGGKYQAQEISSKSGMGVDELLEKVLLEAELLELKANPHRRALGTVIEASLDKGRGYVSTVLVENGTLRQGDIMLVGAHYGRIRAMTNDRGDRIKEAGPATPVQILGLPGAPQAGDKFNVMETEREAREIANKREQLLREQTLRTRKHITLEEIGRRKAIGSFKELNVIVKGDVDGSVEALSDSLLQLSTEEVQVNIIHKAVGQISESDVLLASASDAVIVGFQVRPSSNARRLAEQEQIEIRLYSIIYDAINEVKDAMEGLLAPTTEEVITGNIEVREVFKISKVGTVAGCYVTDGLIKRSHKIRVIRDFIVIHTGEISALKRFKDDVNEVRSGYECGLSVKNFNDIEVGDTIEGFEIKEVKRTL